The Betta splendens chromosome 2, fBetSpl5.4, whole genome shotgun sequence nucleotide sequence tgcagagctacaAGCAGTCGCAGCATGAAGACCTTCATCTGGATCAGTGCTGTtgttatctgcagcatcagtaagtacCAACAACACGTCGctctcaacatctggatcatattcaattaaaaacaatcCTTTAACATCTGTAACAACTAACTCACgttgtctgtgctgtttgtttcaggctgcATCTCTGTCTCAGAGGCTCAGTCTCAGACTGTGAAGGTCCAGTCTGGTCAAAGTGTCACACTGTGGTCCCCCACACGGCCTGGTGATGCTGTGATAATCTGGTCCAGACTGATTAATGCAAACAAagccagctgcatctgttcTATGACCGCATCTAATGAAGCTCATTTCTGTGATGGATTTAATAAGAGAAAGTATGAAATGGGAGTCAGCACCAACAATACTGTGTTTCTCACAATCAAAACTGTTGAGTTATCCGACTCTGGACTGTATTTCtgtcaatatttaaaaaaaaaaaaaatcacttacTATGTGATACAGTTAAATGCTGAAGGTAAGAATGTGAAACTCagttttctctgttcttcttatTTGTCTGTTAGAATAGTTCATAATTGAACTTGTTTGAAATTTATTGTCAAACAAGACAGTGATTCATTAATGTTTTTTCCATAATGTGAACAGGCAGTGAAAAAACTCAAGACGATTTGACCACACAGTCTCAACGTAAAGCTCTTTTGatttaattgttgttttcagATACTACAAACACTGTTTTGCCAACAgatttgttcatttcattttagcGACGTATGAAACAACATGTGTGATGAGCCTGATCCTCAGTGGTttgactgttttccttctcatgATCGTTACTGGTCTGGTTGTTTCACTCAGGAAACTTCAAACAGGTACGTCAtgacaacagcagcttctctcatgcatttatttatcttttacaTCTTCTTTAATGTTATGTCAttgatttttattgtttagctGAGAATGAGGAACAGAAAACACGTCAGCGAGAGGTGATCTcatcttttaatttatttcatttatttaaccatatGTCCTGTCATTGGTTCATACTTCCACTTGGTGAAATGAGTGACTAATTATTCCTTTCTACAGAATCTAGCCTCTGATGACCTAAACTACGCAGCAGTGAGTTTCTGTCCAAAAAAAAGACGAAGAGAAGTGGAGTCGAACGCTGTGTATTCTGCTACTAGATAGAGtgaagaagcaacaaacagTTTAGAGCAAAGTGAGGACTGATTTATAACAAGCTGAAAATATAGTCTGACTGACGCTTATGAGAATTTATGGTTAATTTGTCATGAAGAAACCTAGTAATCATAGTAAATAAATATAGAAAGTGTTTACAACATTATTACATGTGCTAGAGTAGGAATACAACTATTTACCAGCAAACATCCAGTTTTACGTTTGTTGATCTGTTTCTAAAATAAATACTAACATTTTTCTTCCACTGTTTTGTCTAAAGCTCTGCTGTGGTTGGAAAACTGCACTGCCTGTATTAGACTCAACCACTAAACCTTCAGCTGGGTTGTGTTCTCTCCCTCTTagcaacaaccacaaaacataaaaatatctCCTAATATATTCAGTATCTTAGTTTTTGGCCACATGTTGGTGACACAGAGCACGTGAATTCACCCACTGTAGCACAGACTGTAGACCTGTGTATAGTAGGTGGGAAACATTAAAACTAAAGAACCTCAGCCTTCAgagtcaggaggagctgcagtgtcACTGTATTAGTCTTAATAAATTAAGATGAAACTGTTTAATTGAACTCATAAAAGGGGGGATAGCCACAGTTACACCACAGCTTTGTGTTCATCAGTTACTAATATTCTGCATTAGGTGTGTTTAGGTTCTCTATATAATACGTTGTTTGCCTGTGATCATGGCATTTGGATCCATCACCTTGT carries:
- the LOC114851335 gene encoding uncharacterized protein LOC114851335; this translates as MKTFIWISAVVICSISCISVSEAQSQTVKVQSGQSVTLWSPTRPGDAVIIWSRLINANKASCICSMTASNEAHFCDGFNKRKYEMGVSTNNTVFLTIKTVELSDSGLYFCQYLKKKKITYYVIQLNAEGSEKTQDDLTTQSQPTYETTCVMSLILSGLTVFLLMIVTGLVVSLRKLQTAENEEQKTRQRENLASDDLNYAAVSFCPKKRRREVESNAVYSATR